Part of the Camelus dromedarius isolate mCamDro1 chromosome 11, mCamDro1.pat, whole genome shotgun sequence genome is shown below.
TTTGAGTAATACTTCAAAGCATTTATAAATATCACCTCTTCCTCCAATTTCATCAGTTGTCTGCCAGAGGTCTATAGACCACCACCCTTTCCCTTATATTCATTCTGTATAGATGGCCTAAATAAACAAACTAGGGTCAGATTTGATGAGGTCTCTAGTGGCCTGGGAACAGGAGCTATTAAACAGCAATAAATGGGCTATTTCCAAATTGGGTTACCTCACTATTCAAGAAAAGATTAGCGGGAATATGGTGGTACCAAGACACAAGGGAGGGTGTTTCTGATTCAATAAACATTATTGGGTGTCCTTCCTTCCAAATTTCTAGTATCAGatggagaaataggaaaaaataaataaaaagaaaaagaaacactccagtacactttttttttctccttttttacttACATTAAATACATCGGTAAATCAGCAGTCGCATTCTGTTACCACGATTGTTATGttgggagaaggagaaaggggggaaaaggcaaatgctttctcaggggaaaaaaaaaaaaaaaaaaaaaaaaagcctccccgcttaaaaaaaagatcagaagaaaaaaaatgaagagctgGGAAATAAAAACTAAGATTCCCCCAAGCCCAACAGAGCtcaaaggaaagcagaagagCTGGAAGTAGATGGAAGGCAGCAGACAGGCCCAGAAGCTAAGGCCAATCCTGTTCCTaagggggggcggggagggaagaAGAAGCCTGGAGAAATGGTTTCCCAGCCCCAAGGCAATGAAACATTTTTACTCCTGCTCCACAAGGAAAGCTGTGCAGACAAAGAACTTCATTTCTAAGAGGCTTAAGAGAGCCATCCTAGTTCTTCCACTTGTAGGGATGCACTGAGTGCTTTTGGTGCTAGTGGGCGCTGGGAAAGGGGAAAATGTTTGTGTGTTTCAGGGCCACGGGAACTAAGGCTGCCCctggaaaaggaagggaattgaGGCCTAAGTGGAAGAACCTAAGCTGGGTCCTCCAGAAGCTCAGCTTCTTGGATTTCTCAGCTGCTCTGGGACAGGAGGCAGTCTGGAAGCCGAAAGGGCAGAAAGGTTCCAATCCTGGGTCACTATGGCCTCTCCTTACTTCCCCCAACAGTCCCAAAACTCTGGGTTAGAACGAGAAGGAGTTGAAAGTTCTCTCTTGCCTTGATGGCTTCCCAAAGCCATCCTAAAATTCCTGATGAGGGATGTAAAGAGGCTAGAGATTTAAAAGGACAACCATCCTCTGGGATGTGAGACACCGTGAGGGACCTTCAGTGCCAGTCATACCCTGTCCACAGGAACAGGTGTTAAGATATGAGGGAGCCACATGTAGGCCTCTATGGTACTACCCCCTAGTGGTGTGTGGATTAAACCACTGGTTGTATGGGGGGTGGGGATATCATGGAGGAACCAAACTGAAGATactaacaaagaagaaaagaaatagggaGATGGGGGACAGAACAGACTGTACAGTGGGAATAAAGATCATATCTATTTACAGGGAAGTAGAAAAGACATGGTAATTGGTGGATCAAATTGAATGGGAACCCTGGGAAAGGACAGAAAATGCCTCCCTTTTGCCTGACTCCTCTTCACTCCCCTACCATGGCCTATGCTGTCCTGAGACTCCTCTTCAGTTGCTCAGTGATTCCCCAGGAAAGGCAAACCTATACCCAAGAGCTAGGATGGTAAGAATACAGGTGAGGTAAGAATCAGAGTTGGAGGAAGGTAGCAGTGGAGATTGGGCTTGAGTAGCTGCCACCAGTACTGTTCTCTACAGCCCCTCCCCAAACCTCACATACACCTCAGATTCCATTTAACTAAAAGGAGTAGAGGGCAGGTAAATCAATCAAAACCCCCATAAAACAAATATCACAACTGAACTACCATCaattaaagtgcaaactgcaggggGATACAGTGGCTGGGGCTGAGGCCATCTGAAggccagagaggggaaaaaatgcataTGTAAAGGTCAGAGGATGGGTATCAGAAACTGGTCCCTCCTCCATTTAGATCACAGCAGAGCCAAAGATGCAGGCAACCAGTGAAGATTCTTTGGAGGACTCTAGGGTCCAGAATCTCCCCCGCTATGGGGGAGAAGCTACCTAAGAGGCTGGGTGAGGGGAAAGGAGGCCTTAGAAGAATGCCAGAGCCACAGATGACACTAcgtctccacctcctcctcccagttAGCTAACAACATGACTCCAGCCTGGTGCCCAAGAGCTTGCCTTCCCATTCTCACCTCCACCTAGAAACACCCTCCATAAGACCAACTCACGGATACTGCAGTGTTTTCAAATATGAGAAACTccaaccaaataaaaacaaaaaggaaacgtTTCCTTACTCCCTCCTGCTCCGCACCTTACTTTTCCCCAGGGCCCTTAATGTGACTGAAGTAGAAAACTCCTTCAGTTCCTGGATTCACCACCTTCTCCatcctggggagaggaggaaaaagggaTCAAGAACAGAGATTGACCAAAAGcagaaggggaaggggcaggagacaaaaaatgttttctgaaaaaatggggaggaggaggaggaaagataaGTAGGTCACTGTCTTGCACCTATAATACAAAGTGAAGAAAGTTTGTTTTGGAAGGTAAGTCCTGGGGGATCTGACCCCCAAGCCCCAGAGTAGGGGTAGGAGGCCAGTGGCAACAGCTGCCTGGTGTTGGTTGCTGAAGCGTTAAAAAGTGCCATGACGGAGCTGTCAGGAGGCAGCCCTTGGAGCCAGGGCTCAGTGTGCTGTTACCATAGGGGCTGTGtgctgaggggtggggatggaggttaTTTCTTAGCTCTCGTGCTAGCTCCGTGCTTGTTTGCTGCTAGCCACCCCCTCAGTTGCTACAACACTGGCTCTTGTTCTGCTGGGACTGCTCATGGAGATCCACACCACGGCTTCGGCCTGCTGCACCCCCCAGATTCTGGGGTTCACTCTTTGGCAACTTCTTAGCTAGAGATAAAAACAGAAGGGAACAAAGCATGGTCAATTTTACTGATACTCCCAAAAAGACTACTGGGTGGGGGAGAAGTAGGGGAACGAGGGAAAGGGGATGTTCTGCAGGGGGGCGGGTTCACTGTAAACTACACTGAAGATGAGGGGTCTTAAGCTGCAGTGGTAGGACAGAGGGTCACATGGAAAGTTAAGATGCTGCTCTGACCTTACCTATTGCCAGGAAGAGATCATTCACGTTCATAGCTGTCTTGGCTGAAGTCTCCATAAACAATAAGCTGTTGTCATCTGCATACGCCTGGGCCTCCTGAAAGGGGTGGGGTGGACTGGTGCTCAGAATGCAGGGCAGGAACAAGTACTGCCTTTCCACTCCCATGTAGCACCAGAGCTAGCCAATATCCTAGGTTCCCTCCCTTAACTGCCCCTCTGAGCCAGCTGGCCCTGGACCCATATTTTGGTGATGACTCCCTCAAGGATAACCCAGGGTCTAGCCCACTTAATCCCACAAACAGAGGTCAGGAATCTTAATTATGGGGAAGAAGGTAAGCTGGTTGGGGGTTTTCGAGTTCTGACACTTGAATAGTCCCTTACCTCAAATTCAATTGCTCCCTCTTTCCTGTTTTCACATTGGTACCCCCACAGCTGGTACTCCCACAGCTGGTACCGGTACTTCCCTACCCCTTTGCTCTGGAATTGTCTTCTGACTCCTCTAAAATCTCCTGGCTGGCATTAGGGTCACAGTTTTGCTGTATTTAACTTGGTGCAGAACTGGggaatgagatgatgaatgtcCTCAGATGACGTTTTCAGAGAGGGCAGGTTTGGAAAAGAGAGGTCCTAAGCACAGAGGGAGAGTGTTAGAGAGGGACTCTATGGCCATCTTACTTCATACTCCACCATGCGCTTGTTGGCCAGGTCAGCTTTGTTCCCCGCCAGGGCAATAACGATGCTAGGACTGGCCTGTCGTTGTAGTTCCTTCACCCATGTCTTTGCTCgggcgaaggtctcctaggaaaACACGAGGATGAGAATGGATGGGCTGGAATGACTGCCGATCCAGGCCCATCACCTTCAAAAACCAGTCTTAAAACTCACCTCTTCTAAGCAGCCTTCACTCACTGAAACCACCTGTGTCTGACAATTCATTACCTATGTCTTCTCAGCACTTGGAAGCATAATTTGTattcttattttgctattttaagaACCAGTTTTCTTTCCCCCACCTAATTTAATTCctataaataaaagcaaggacAATCTTCTCAGCCCACTTACCTGATTAGTAATGTCATAAACCACAATTGCAGCTTGGGCACCTCTGTAGTACATGGGGGCCAAGCTATGGTACCGCTCCTGCCCAGCTGTGTCCCAGATCTCAAACTTGACTGTTGTGTCATCTAGACAAACAGACTGGGTGAGGAAGGCCGCTATGAATGAGAGAATGGAGGAGAAGTTGTTGTTAAGTGGAAGGATGAATGAGAAGatcccaccaccccctcctcaaAATATCTCCACTCTCAGTCCAAGACCGGTCACCACCCAGGCTATTCACCTATAGGAAAGGCTTAGCATTCTCCTCCAGGTCCTGGAACCAGAACTAAGGCTGCTCTTGGCTAAGTCCTTCCTGTCAGAAGTCTCTCTAGCTAAGGAATGGGGGCACGTCATAAATCCTGAGGGACAGAAAGAAGAACTGGCACTTATACCAGAGTCATCCCTCTTCCAACCAAAACAGAGGAGTAAGATGATGACAGAGATCATAAGTTTCAGAAAAAAGTCACATCAAGAACTGATTAGAAGATTTTAAAGCCTGATGTGAGGTCCCACCATTATCAATATTATTTGGCTGCTACTTTTTCATATCTTCTTCTGTTGGTCCAAGAACACGTTTCCAAGGTGACTAATAAAAGTGGGGAAGAAAGACATGGGAATTCGCAAAAGATCCTTTATTGAATTAGCACCCTATTTTGGGGTAGTGGCAGGGAGAAGGTAGCAAAGGTGGAAAAGGCAGATGTCCTTTATCTTTTGTATTTAGTTCCAGCCTCTATTTTACCAGATATGTGCATCAGGATCATTTAAAGAGCTTTTCCAAACATACATGTCTATACCATCACCAACCTAACCCTACCCCCAATACTAATCAGTAGATCGAGGGTAGGACCCAAGCATGCATGGGATGAAAATggtctc
Proteins encoded:
- the RAB5B gene encoding ras-related protein Rab-5B: MTSRSTARPNGQPQASKICQFKLVLLGESAVGKSSLVLRFVKGQFHEYQESTIGAAFLTQSVCLDDTTVKFEIWDTAGQERYHSLAPMYYRGAQAAIVVYDITNQETFARAKTWVKELQRQASPSIVIALAGNKADLANKRMVEYEEAQAYADDNSLLFMETSAKTAMNVNDLFLAIAKKLPKSEPQNLGGAAGRSRGVDLHEQSQQNKSQCCSN